One region of Mangifera indica cultivar Alphonso chromosome 3, CATAS_Mindica_2.1, whole genome shotgun sequence genomic DNA includes:
- the LOC123212478 gene encoding S-adenosylmethionine decarboxylase proenzyme 4-like, with translation MAVSGFEGFEKRLELHFSGDDDPLVLHMGLRLLDFQSIQQVLDAVQCNVISAIGNQYFDAYVLSESSLFVYPTKLIIKTCGTTQLLKSVPPLMSFARDLGLSLCACRYTRGSFIFPKAQPFPHTSFKEEVFYLEQNLPVNLCYRKASVLPSKMAAHSWHVFAATTDRTYELVPVTFTMEICMTELDRVQARKFFRRANDGKNGDMAGGEMTQLTGINDINPSAIICDFAFDPCGYSMNGVDGDRYSTVHVTPEDGYSYASFECVGAIYDDHHDNIDKMLKKVVQVFKPATFSVSTTCSIDHDVWTHVAHAVEPLGWKCRSCVMDKFPAAGSVVFQTFTVGRRKLKMKK, from the exons ATGGCTGTTTCTGGTTTTGAGGGTTTTGAGAAGCGCCTGGAGCTTCATTTCTCCGGTGATGATGACCCTTTGGTGCTTCACATGGGCCTTCGGCTGCTTGATTTTCAGTCTATTCAACAAGTTCTTGATGCTGTGCAATGCAATGTAATTTCTGCAATTGGAAACCAGTATTTTGACGCCTATGTGTTATCAGAATCAAGCCTTTTTGTCTACCCTACAAAGCTCATTATAAAGACCTGTGGCACAACCCAGCTTCTGAAATCTGTGCCGCCATTGATGAGCTTTGCTCGTGATTTAGGCCTCAGTTTATGCGCCTGTAGGTACACCAGAGGTAGCTTCATCTTCCCCAAAGCTCAGCCTTTTCCTCACACGAGCTTCAAAGAAGAAGTCTTTTACTTGGAACAAAATCTCCCCGTCAATCTTTGTTACAGAAAAGCCTCCGTTTTGCCCTCCAAAATGGCCGCCCATTCTTGGCATGTCTTCGCCGCCACTACTGACCGGACTTATGAGCTCGTTCCAG TTACATTCACCATGGAGATTTGCATGACGGAGCTCGACCGTGTCCAGGCTCGGAAATTCTTCAGGCGAGCCAATGACGGAAAAAACGGCGACATGGCCGGCGGAGAAATGACCCAACTTACAGGCATCAACGACATCAATCCAAGCGCCATTATTTGCGATTTCGCTTTCGACCCATGTGGCTACTCAATGAACGGCGTTGATGGTGATCGTTACTCCACCGTCCACGTCACCCCGGAAGACGGTTACAGCTACGCTAGCTTCGAATGCGTGGGGGCGATTTACGACGATCACCATGACAATATAGACAAGATGTTGAAGAAAGTGGTACAAGTTTTCAAGCCTGCAACTTTCTCTGTGTCCACAACATGCAGTATCGACCATGATGTGTGGACCCACGTAGCTCATGCAGTAGAGCCACTAGGTTGGAAATGCCGGAGTTGTGTAATGGACAAGTTTCCAGCGGCCGGAAGTGTCGTGTTTCAGACGTTCACGGTGGGTCGCCGGaagttgaagatgaaaaaataa
- the LOC123211872 gene encoding probable protein phosphatase 2C 35, with translation MRFRSFLVSIKNFFKLLFSSFISLLYLPISFAKKMGCVHGKCCCRSPSSSNGNSCPEVSPNGFHSKRLIAQRTLESVLVPSHNYKLQYSSLTKRGYYPDSPGKQNQDSFCIKTQVQGNPNVHFFGVFDGHGQYGTQCANFVQQKMIEVLENEPLLLDDPIKAYNAAFQTVNNELHMSEIDDTMSGTTAITVLLIGDKIYVANVGDSRAVIAIKDGNRIVAESLSDDQTPFRKDECERVKLCGARVLSVDQVEGLKDPNIQTWGDEESQGSDPPRLWVQNAMYPGTAFTRSVGDSAAEMIGVVAVPEVAVVQLSSNHSFFVVASDGIFEFLSSQAVVDMAAKYTDPWDACYAIAGESYKLWLEQESRTDDITIIIVNIKDFSNSGDGLADTSGDNLRPSLLENGKGGSDMLTPSR, from the exons ATGAGGTTCCGATCATTTTTAGTTTctattaagaattttttcaaacttctttTCAGCTCATTTATTTCTCTGTTATATCTTCCGATTTCTTTTGCCAAAAAGATGGGTTGTGTTCATGGAAAGTGTTGCTGTCGCAGCCCATCATCTTCTAATGGTAATTCTTGTCCTGAGGTGAGTCCAAACGGTTTCCATAGCAAGCGTTTGATTGCACAAAGAACACTAGAGTCTGTTCTTGTTCCTTCACATAACTACAAATTACAGTACTCTTCTTTGACAAAACGTGGGTACTATCCGGACTCGCCTGGGAAGCAAAACCAAGACAGTTTCTGCATCAAAACGCAAGTTCAGGGTAACCCAAACGTTCATTTCTTTGGTGTATTTGATGGGCATGGTCAATATGGCACTCAATGTGCAAATTTTGTTCAGCAAAAAATGATTGAGGTCCTGGAAAATGAACCCTTGTTGTTGGATGATCCTATTAAAGCTTATAATGCAGCATTTCAAACAGTAAATAACGAGTTACATATGAGTGAAATTGATGATACAATGAGTGGTACTACCGCAATTACAGTTCTTCTTATTGGGGATAAAATATATGTTGCTAATGTGGGTGATTCGAGGGCAGTGATTGCCATCAAAGATGGAAATAGAATTGTTGCTGAAAGCTTGTCTGATGATCAAACGCCATTTAGGAAAGATGAATGTGAGAGAGTGAAGCTTTGTGGGGCAAGGGTTCTGAGTGTTGATCAGGTGGAAGGGCTTAAGGATCCAAATATTCAGACGTGGGGTGATGAAGAGAGCCAAGGGAGTGATCCTCCTAGGTTGTGGGTTCAGAACGCGATGTATCCAGGAACAGCATTTACACGAAGTGTTGGAGATAGTGCTGCTGAGATGATTGGTGTGGTTGCAGTTCCTGAGGTTGCAGTGGTTCAACTTTCTTCCAATCATTCATTCTTTGTTGTTGCTAGTGATGGAATTTTTGAGTTCCTTTCAAGCCAAGCTGTTGTCGATATG GCGGCAAAGTATACAGATCCTTGGGATGCTTGTTATGCAATTGCTGGAGAATCATATAAACTGTGGTTGGAGCAAGAAAGTCGGACAGATGATATCACAATTATAATTGTCAACATTAAAGACTTTTCTAAT TCAGGTGATGGTTTGGCTGACACAAGTGGAGACAATCTTAGGCCTTCACTTTTGGAAAATGGGAAGGGCGGTTCTGACATGTTGACTCCTTCACGGTAG